In Solanum pennellii chromosome 7, SPENNV200, the following are encoded in one genomic region:
- the LOC107024327 gene encoding benzyl alcohol O-benzoyltransferase-like isoform X2 has protein sequence MHTNTNPKSSSYLHFYSIMDSIKPSSSQLVFTVRRQNAELIAPAKPTPRETKFLSDIDDQEGLRFQIPVINFYRKDSDYSTGGNHDPVKVIKKAIAETLVFYYPFAGRLREGNGRKLMVDCTGEGVMFVEADADVTLEEFGDELQPPFPCLEELLYDVPGSAEVLNSPLLLIQVTRLKCGGFIFALRLNHTMSDAAGLVQFMTAVGEMARGASVPSTLPVWSRELLNSRNPPRVTCTHHEYDEVPDTKGTIIPLDGMVHKSFFFGPSQVSALRRFIPPHLRKSSTFELLTSVLWRCRTISLKPDPEEEVRVLCIVNARSKFNPPLPNGFYGNAFAFPVAVTTAAKLCKNPLGYALELVKKAKSDVTEEYMKSLADLMVMKGRPHFTVVRTYLVSDVTRAGFGEVDFGWGKAVYGGPAKGGVGAIPGVASFYIPFKNKNGENGIVVPVCLPAFAMEIFVRELNGMLKSEDPLGNYTNYAMIKPAL, from the exons atgCACACAAACACCAATCCAAAATCTTCTTCATATCTCCATTTTTATTCAATAATGGATTCAATTAAGCCATCCTCATCACAATTAGTATTCACAGTGAGAAGGCAAAATGCAGAGCTAATTGCTCCAGCAAAGCCAACTCCACGTGAAACTAAATTTCTCTCAGACATTGATGATCAAGAAGGTCTTCGATTTCAAATCCCCGTTATTAATTTTTATCGTAAAGATTCGGATTATTCTACGGGAGGAAATCATGACCCTGTAAAAGTTATTAAAAAAGCTATAGCGGAAACACTTGTTTTTTACTATCCGTTTGCTGGTCGGCTCCGGGAAGGAAATGGCCGGAAACTGATGGTGGATTGTACCGGGGAAGGAGTTATGTTCGTGGAAGCGGATGCTGATGTTACACTTGAAGAATTTGGAGATGAACTTCAGCCTCCATTTCCGTGTTTGGAAGAACTGCTTTATGATGTTCCTGGCTCTGCTGAAGTTCTTAATTCTCCTCTGCTTCTCATTCAG GTAACTCGTCTCAAGTGTGGTGGTTTCATTTTCGCACTGCGATTAAACCACACGATGAGTGATGCAGCCGGTCTTGTCCAATTCATGACTGCTGTTGGTGAAATGGCACGCGGGGCCTCTGTTCCGTCTACACTCCCTGTCTGGTCCAGAGAATTGCTCAACTCCCGTAATCCACCTCGAGTGACTTGCACGCACCATGAATACGATGAAGTTCCTGATACAAAGGGTACAATTATCCCATTAGATGGTATGGTACACAAATCATTCTTTTTTGGCCCTTCTCAAGTCTCAGCACTTCGTCGATTCATCCCTCCTCATTTGCGCAAATCTTCCACTTTTGAATTGCTCACATCAGTCCTCTGGCGCTGCCGAACAATTTCCCTAAAACCAGATCCTGAAGAGGAAGTTCGCGTACTCTGCATTGTCAATGCACGTTCCAAGTTCAATCCACCTTTGCCTAACGGCTTCTATGGGAACGCCTTTGCGTTCCCCGTAGCAGTCACGACCGCAGCTAAATTGTGTAAAAATCCTTTAGGATATGCACTTGAGCTAGTGAAGAAGGCTAAGTCGGACGTGACGGAAGAATACATGAAATCGCTAGCGGATTTGATGGTGATGAAAGGAAGGCCTCATTTCACAGTGGTGCGGACTTATCTGGTGTCAGACGTGACTCGAGCGGGATTCGGAGAAGTAGATTTTGGATGGGGGAAAGCAGTGTATGGTGGACCGGCTAAAGGAGGAGTAGGAGCAATCCCTGGTGTGGCTAGTTTTTACATAccatttaaaaacaaaaatggtGAAAATGGAATTGTGGTGCCTGTATGTTTGCCTGCTTTTGCAATGGAAATATTCGTTAGGGAACTCAATGGCATGTTGAAAAGTGAAGATCCATTAG GCAACTACACAAATTATGCCATGATCAAACCAGCACTGTGA
- the LOC107024327 gene encoding benzyl alcohol O-benzoyltransferase-like isoform X1 encodes MHTNTNPKSSSYLHFYSIMDSIKPSSSQLVFTVRRQNAELIAPAKPTPRETKFLSDIDDQEGLRFQIPVINFYRKDSDYSTGGNHDPVKVIKKAIAETLVFYYPFAGRLREGNGRKLMVDCTGEGVMFVEADADVTLEEFGDELQPPFPCLEELLYDVPGSAEVLNSPLLLIQVTRLKCGGFIFALRLNHTMSDAAGLVQFMTAVGEMARGASVPSTLPVWSRELLNSRNPPRVTCTHHEYDEVPDTKGTIIPLDGMVHKSFFFGPSQVSALRRFIPPHLRKSSTFELLTSVLWRCRTISLKPDPEEEVRVLCIVNARSKFNPPLPNGFYGNAFAFPVAVTTAAKLCKNPLGYALELVKKAKSDVTEEYMKSLADLMVMKGRPHFTVVRTYLVSDVTRAGFGEVDFGWGKAVYGGPAKGGVGAIPGVASFYIPFKNKNGENGIVVPVCLPAFAMEIFVRELNGMLKSEDPLGKYTNYAMIKPAL; translated from the exons atgCACACAAACACCAATCCAAAATCTTCTTCATATCTCCATTTTTATTCAATAATGGATTCAATTAAGCCATCCTCATCACAATTAGTATTCACAGTGAGAAGGCAAAATGCAGAGCTAATTGCTCCAGCAAAGCCAACTCCACGTGAAACTAAATTTCTCTCAGACATTGATGATCAAGAAGGTCTTCGATTTCAAATCCCCGTTATTAATTTTTATCGTAAAGATTCGGATTATTCTACGGGAGGAAATCATGACCCTGTAAAAGTTATTAAAAAAGCTATAGCGGAAACACTTGTTTTTTACTATCCGTTTGCTGGTCGGCTCCGGGAAGGAAATGGCCGGAAACTGATGGTGGATTGTACCGGGGAAGGAGTTATGTTCGTGGAAGCGGATGCTGATGTTACACTTGAAGAATTTGGAGATGAACTTCAGCCTCCATTTCCGTGTTTGGAAGAACTGCTTTATGATGTTCCTGGCTCTGCTGAAGTTCTTAATTCTCCTCTGCTTCTCATTCAG GTAACTCGTCTCAAGTGTGGTGGTTTCATTTTCGCACTGCGATTAAACCACACGATGAGTGATGCAGCCGGTCTTGTCCAATTCATGACTGCTGTTGGTGAAATGGCACGCGGGGCCTCTGTTCCGTCTACACTCCCTGTCTGGTCCAGAGAATTGCTCAACTCCCGTAATCCACCTCGAGTGACTTGCACGCACCATGAATACGATGAAGTTCCTGATACAAAGGGTACAATTATCCCATTAGATGGTATGGTACACAAATCATTCTTTTTTGGCCCTTCTCAAGTCTCAGCACTTCGTCGATTCATCCCTCCTCATTTGCGCAAATCTTCCACTTTTGAATTGCTCACATCAGTCCTCTGGCGCTGCCGAACAATTTCCCTAAAACCAGATCCTGAAGAGGAAGTTCGCGTACTCTGCATTGTCAATGCACGTTCCAAGTTCAATCCACCTTTGCCTAACGGCTTCTATGGGAACGCCTTTGCGTTCCCCGTAGCAGTCACGACCGCAGCTAAATTGTGTAAAAATCCTTTAGGATATGCACTTGAGCTAGTGAAGAAGGCTAAGTCGGACGTGACGGAAGAATACATGAAATCGCTAGCGGATTTGATGGTGATGAAAGGAAGGCCTCATTTCACAGTGGTGCGGACTTATCTGGTGTCAGACGTGACTCGAGCGGGATTCGGAGAAGTAGATTTTGGATGGGGGAAAGCAGTGTATGGTGGACCGGCTAAAGGAGGAGTAGGAGCAATCCCTGGTGTGGCTAGTTTTTACATAccatttaaaaacaaaaatggtGAAAATGGAATTGTGGTGCCTGTATGTTTGCCTGCTTTTGCAATGGAAATATTCGTTAGGGAACTCAATGGCATGTTGAAAAGTGAAGATCCATTAGGCAAATACACAAACTATGCCATGATCAAAC CAGCACTGTGA
- the LOC107024327 gene encoding benzyl alcohol O-benzoyltransferase-like isoform X3 yields MHTNTNPKSSSYLHFYSIMDSIKPSSSQLVFTVRRQNAELIAPAKPTPRETKFLSDIDDQEGLRFQIPVINFYRKDSDYSTGGNHDPVKVIKKAIAETLVFYYPFAGRLREGNGRKLMVDCTGEGVMFVEADADVTLEEFGDELQPPFPCLEELLYDVPGSAEVLNSPLLLIQVTRLKCGGFIFALRLNHTMSDAAGLVQFMTAVGEMARGASVPSTLPVWSRELLNSRNPPRVTCTHHEYDEVPDTKGTIIPLDGMVHKSFFFGPSQVSALRRFIPPHLRKSSTFELLTSVLWRCRTISLKPDPEEEVRVLCIVNARSKFNPPLPNGFYGNAFAFPVAVTTAAKLCKNPLGYALELVKKAKSDVTEEYMKSLADLMVMKGRPHFTVVRTYLVSDVTRAGFGEVDFGWGKAVYGGPAKGGVGAIPGVASFYIPFKNKNGENGIVVPVCLPAFAMEIFVRELNGMLKSEDPLGNYTNYAMIKPAL; encoded by the exons atgCACACAAACACCAATCCAAAATCTTCTTCATATCTCCATTTTTATTCAATAATGGATTCAATTAAGCCATCCTCATCACAATTAGTATTCACAGTGAGAAGGCAAAATGCAGAGCTAATTGCTCCAGCAAAGCCAACTCCACGTGAAACTAAATTTCTCTCAGACATTGATGATCAAGAAGGTCTTCGATTTCAAATCCCCGTTATTAATTTTTATCGTAAAGATTCGGATTATTCTACGGGAGGAAATCATGACCCTGTAAAAGTTATTAAAAAAGCTATAGCGGAAACACTTGTTTTTTACTATCCGTTTGCTGGTCGGCTCCGGGAAGGAAATGGCCGGAAACTGATGGTGGATTGTACCGGGGAAGGAGTTATGTTCGTGGAAGCGGATGCTGATGTTACACTTGAAGAATTTGGAGATGAACTTCAGCCTCCATTTCCGTGTTTGGAAGAACTGCTTTATGATGTTCCTGGCTCTGCTGAAGTTCTTAATTCTCCTCTGCTTCTCATTCAG GTAACTCGTCTCAAGTGTGGTGGTTTCATTTTCGCACTGCGATTAAACCACACGATGAGTGATGCAGCCGGTCTTGTCCAATTCATGACTGCTGTTGGTGAAATGGCACGCGGGGCCTCTGTTCCGTCTACACTCCCTGTCTGGTCCAGAGAATTGCTCAACTCCCGTAATCCACCTCGAGTGACTTGCACGCACCATGAATACGATGAAGTTCCTGATACAAAGGGTACAATTATCCCATTAGATGGTATGGTACACAAATCATTCTTTTTTGGCCCTTCTCAAGTCTCAGCACTTCGTCGATTCATCCCTCCTCATTTGCGCAAATCTTCCACTTTTGAATTGCTCACATCAGTCCTCTGGCGCTGCCGAACAATTTCCCTAAAACCAGATCCTGAAGAGGAAGTTCGCGTACTCTGCATTGTCAATGCACGTTCCAAGTTCAATCCACCTTTGCCTAACGGCTTCTATGGGAACGCCTTTGCGTTCCCCGTAGCAGTCACGACCGCAGCTAAATTGTGTAAAAATCCTTTAGGATATGCACTTGAGCTAGTGAAGAAGGCTAAGTCGGACGTGACGGAAGAATACATGAAATCGCTAGCGGATTTGATGGTGATGAAAGGAAGGCCTCATTTCACAGTGGTGCGGACTTATCTGGTGTCAGACGTGACTCGAGCGGGATTCGGAGAAGTAGATTTTGGATGGGGGAAAGCAGTGTATG GTGGACCGGCTAAAGGAGGAGTAGGAGCAATCCCTGGTGTGGCTAGTTTTTACATAccatttaaaaacaaaaatggtGAAAATGGAATTGTGGTGCCTGTATGTTTGCCTGCTTTTGCAATGGAAATATTCGTTAGGGAACTCAATGGCATGTTGAAAAGTGAAGATCCATTAGGCAACTACACAAATTATGCCATGATCAAACCAGCACTGTGA